Proteins found in one Bacilli bacterium PM5-9 genomic segment:
- a CDS encoding AraC family transcriptional regulator (product_source=KO:K13653; cath_funfam=1.10.10.60; cog=COG2207,COG3708; ko=KO:K13653; pfam=PF12833,PF14526; smart=SM00342; superfamily=46689,55136), whose protein sequence is MQTWQCIQQSIDYIDKHYDEELNIDKLAKIANLSTFYYQRVFKRLVKKTVNEYIKLRRLAYSINLLKKTTKSILEIALDCGFNSASTFTKSFKEIYNITPSYYRKEKITLDYFIKPNLSLNYTNIDLGVPLIVENMVLEINEVYLTSNKLFIGESKLSLISEISQPKINDLLDIWNNLQKDSFLIAQKTTIHNFLDVLTPSNKEGYFNYFAGAEVDTYIDGYEKWTMPSGKYLVCYYEADTFEKLVSEALYQASGYFYDTWLPAHKIETEPFIVQKYSNPNNDIHYIELWAKVKTDV, encoded by the coding sequence GCAAACATGGCAATGTATCCAACAATCAATTGATTATATTGATAAGCATTATGATGAAGAGTTAAACATTGATAAACTTGCTAAGATTGCTAACTTATCGACATTTTATTATCAAAGGGTATTTAAACGGTTAGTTAAGAAAACAGTTAACGAATATATCAAGTTAAGAAGATTAGCATATTCAATTAACCTTTTAAAAAAGACAACTAAATCTATTCTAGAGATTGCCCTTGATTGTGGTTTTAATAGTGCTAGTACTTTCACCAAATCTTTTAAAGAAATTTATAATATTACACCAAGTTATTATCGAAAAGAAAAGATAACTTTAGATTATTTTATTAAACCAAATCTTTCTTTAAATTATACTAATATTGATTTAGGTGTTCCTTTAATAGTTGAAAATATGGTTTTAGAGATTAATGAAGTTTATCTAACAAGTAATAAACTGTTTATTGGCGAAAGTAAACTAAGTTTAATAAGTGAGATTAGTCAACCAAAAATAAATGATTTATTAGATATCTGGAACAATTTACAAAAAGATAGTTTTTTGATTGCCCAAAAGACAACCATTCACAATTTCCTTGATGTCTTAACACCAAGTAATAAAGAAGGATATTTTAATTATTTTGCTGGAGCTGAAGTTGATACATATATTGATGGTTATGAAAAATGGACAATGCCTAGTGGAAAATATTTGGTATGCTATTACGAAGCTGATACTTTTGAAAAACTTGTTAGTGAAGCACTTTATCAAGCTAGTGGTTATTTTTATGATACATGGTTGCCTGCACATAAAATTGAGACCGAGCCATTTATCGTTCAAAAATATTCAAATCCAAATAATGATATTCATTATATCGAATTGTGGGCAAAGGTTAAAACTGATGTTTAA
- a CDS encoding hypothetical protein (product_source=Hypo-rule applied; pfam=PF12663; superfamily=48371) — protein sequence MFNKFERKIIPTIDEVSSYVNENLFNELINYLKVEYQPKIIFEYSNCLVPGWNIKFKKYGRSLCAIYPMEDYFICLIVIGKKEKDLFTSQLTTFTPYLQELYYTTKEGMNQKWLMIEVIDSKRLDDVKRCIDIRVLAR from the coding sequence ATGTTTAATAAGTTTGAGCGAAAAATAATACCCACTATTGATGAAGTAAGTTCATATGTTAATGAAAATTTATTTAATGAGTTAATCAATTATTTAAAAGTTGAATATCAACCTAAAATAATTTTTGAATATAGTAATTGTTTGGTACCCGGTTGGAATATAAAATTTAAAAAATATGGCCGAAGCTTGTGTGCAATTTATCCAATGGAAGATTATTTTATTTGTTTAATTGTTATAGGTAAAAAAGAGAAAGATTTATTTACTAGCCAACTTACTACTTTTACACCATATCTTCAAGAATTGTATTATACTACCAAAGAAGGTATGAATCAAAAATGGCTGATGATTGAAGTAATAGATAGCAAACGATTGGATGATGTTAAAAGATGTATTGATATAAGAGTATTAGCTCGCTAA